The Kozakia baliensis genome includes a region encoding these proteins:
- a CDS encoding glycosyltransferase family 4 protein produces MKIAYVINSLEGGGAALPVPAVTKVMRDAGHDVTILALTRRDGRALGSMREAGLTVHVREGNKRDHLSALRWLDQEIAQLRPTHIWTSLTRATLLGQLVGLKRAIPVVSWQHSARLKPANARLLRLMRNRSKLWIADSACVEEETRRKLGLKPDQLTNWPIFRADPTIPVAAPWQPGEPVQIGTLGRLHPVKGYDTLCEAVSLLKAIPNLPPFIVHIAGEGEERARLEEKIARESLPIVLDGYTVEPVPFLEKLHLYTQPSLWEGLCLAAHEAMLCGLPIVATKAGEIPYTVTPEFGRIVPPQDPERLAQALADMLRHPEKLTEMGQCARQRVLSRFSAEMFDRRGLEILLRVEAL; encoded by the coding sequence ATGAAAATCGCTTACGTCATCAATTCGCTCGAAGGCGGTGGCGCGGCTTTGCCAGTTCCCGCCGTGACCAAAGTCATGCGCGACGCCGGGCATGACGTCACAATTCTGGCGCTGACCCGACGTGATGGACGCGCGTTAGGGTCAATGCGCGAAGCGGGCCTGACAGTTCATGTGCGCGAGGGCAACAAACGCGATCATCTCTCAGCATTGCGTTGGCTGGACCAAGAAATCGCGCAACTGCGCCCCACACATATCTGGACTTCCTTGACGCGCGCCACGCTTCTTGGCCAATTAGTCGGCCTGAAGCGGGCCATTCCTGTCGTTAGTTGGCAGCATTCCGCGCGCCTCAAACCCGCCAACGCACGCCTGCTTCGCCTCATGCGCAATCGATCCAAACTATGGATCGCCGACTCAGCTTGCGTGGAAGAAGAAACGCGGCGCAAACTCGGCCTCAAACCAGACCAACTAACAAACTGGCCGATTTTTCGAGCCGATCCCACCATCCCTGTCGCTGCCCCCTGGCAACCGGGCGAACCTGTGCAAATCGGTACTTTGGGGCGCCTCCATCCGGTCAAAGGCTACGATACGCTTTGCGAGGCCGTTAGCCTGCTTAAAGCGATACCGAACCTTCCGCCTTTCATCGTGCATATCGCCGGTGAAGGCGAAGAACGCGCTCGGTTGGAAGAAAAAATTGCGCGGGAAAGCCTGCCGATCGTGCTGGATGGCTATACCGTCGAGCCTGTTCCGTTTCTGGAAAAACTTCATCTCTATACGCAGCCCTCTTTATGGGAGGGCCTGTGCTTAGCTGCGCACGAAGCCATGCTGTGCGGACTGCCGATCGTCGCCACAAAGGCCGGGGAAATTCCCTATACTGTTACGCCGGAGTTCGGCCGTATCGTACCGCCGCAAGATCCTGAACGGTTGGCGCAGGCATTGGCCGACATGCTGCGGCATCCAGAGAAGTTGACTGAGATGGGACAATGCGCGCGGCAACGCGTTCTGTCCCGTTTCAGCGCGGAAATGTTCGACCGCCGTGGATTGGAGATATTACTTCGCGTCGAAGCTCTCTAA
- a CDS encoding MmcB family DNA repair protein yields the protein MSLSLPENQLAIRRAALGLCQSMAWAPINEFSLPAAGRRADIMALRPDHGFVCIEVKSGPRDFLTDRKWPEYRAWCDRLFFAVDDAFPLDLLPEDVGVIVAGLRDVPLGILPECVILRDSPEQKLAPARRRTLSHLFGHTAATRLMALEDPAITASLRAAQRVE from the coding sequence ATGTCTCTTTCCCTGCCGGAAAATCAGCTTGCCATTCGGCGTGCGGCACTGGGTCTTTGCCAAAGCATGGCATGGGCGCCGATCAACGAATTCAGCCTGCCCGCCGCCGGCCGCCGCGCCGATATCATGGCGCTTCGGCCCGATCATGGGTTCGTCTGTATCGAAGTCAAATCCGGCCCACGCGATTTTCTAACCGACCGTAAATGGCCCGAATATCGCGCTTGGTGCGATAGGCTATTCTTCGCCGTGGACGACGCTTTTCCCCTCGACCTTCTGCCAGAAGATGTCGGCGTCATCGTCGCCGGCCTGCGTGACGTGCCGCTCGGCATCCTGCCGGAATGCGTCATCCTGCGTGACAGCCCGGAGCAGAAACTTGCCCCGGCGCGACGTAGAACGTTATCGCATCTGTTCGGACATACCGCCGCCACCCGATTGATGGCGCTGGAAGACCCGGCCATCACCGCTTCGTTGCGCGCTGCGCAACGTGTGGAATAA
- a CDS encoding nucleotidyltransferase family protein, with amino-acid sequence MTLPTLVLAGSRDGAQDPLARLGGVAHKALLPVVGTPMILRVLNTLRATPGLGPMAVSIENPDAIRPLIGDAMILPTAKGPSGSVAIALERLGAPLLVTTADHPLLRTEWIAQFLMGAEGKCDLAVAVANRTVIERDVPGTKRTYIRLRDLQFSGCNLFWLGTIKARRVVELWQKLERDRKKPWRMAATLGWGILLRAVTGRLTRDALYRRIEKLTGAKVLLIELSDGRAAVDVDKPSDLALVEKILTHS; translated from the coding sequence ATGACTCTTCCCACTCTGGTGCTGGCAGGTTCGCGCGATGGCGCGCAGGACCCGCTGGCCCGTCTCGGTGGGGTTGCGCATAAAGCGCTCCTGCCCGTCGTCGGCACGCCGATGATATTGCGTGTGCTCAATACGTTACGCGCCACACCCGGCCTGGGGCCGATGGCCGTCAGCATCGAAAATCCCGACGCCATCCGTCCCCTAATCGGCGACGCCATGATCTTGCCCACGGCCAAAGGGCCGAGCGGTAGCGTGGCCATCGCGCTCGAACGCCTGGGCGCGCCACTTTTGGTCACGACGGCAGACCATCCCCTGCTCCGGACAGAATGGATCGCTCAATTTCTCATGGGGGCGGAAGGCAAATGCGATCTCGCCGTCGCCGTCGCCAACCGTACCGTTATCGAGCGCGATGTGCCAGGCACGAAGCGCACCTATATTCGCTTGCGCGACCTCCAATTCTCCGGCTGTAACTTGTTTTGGCTCGGCACCATCAAGGCACGCCGCGTGGTGGAGCTATGGCAAAAGCTGGAACGGGACCGGAAAAAACCTTGGCGTATGGCCGCTACCTTAGGTTGGGGCATCTTATTGCGCGCCGTAACGGGCAGACTAACGCGCGATGCTCTTTATCGGCGCATCGAAAAACTGACCGGCGCAAAAGTGCTTCTGATCGAACTGAGTGACGGCCGCGCGGCTGTTGACGTCGATAAACCAAGCGATCTGGCCTTGGTGGAAAAAATCCTCACACATTCATGA